In Rippkaea orientalis PCC 8801, the following are encoded in one genomic region:
- a CDS encoding sigma-70 family RNA polymerase sigma factor, with protein MQKRGSVLEIFSTFLQFESDWISRWIADPKLHRSMQQCLSQSSQSQESNHFWALYWHKVWQTQKSPLASAHLCAYLQEASYWTAKKMTMTFGSSLSLMDLFQIALLKIDKIFQTFNPQQGTNLEQYASLVFRSIIKDELRQRREIDLCTNWALLHKLSQKKLLEALQFQGLNPEAIAEYLLAWKCFQALYAPSQGRSTRKIPEPDATMWGQICQVYNQQSFKKPLEPDILKKRLETCAKAARAYLYPQMLSVDAPKPGQEEGSFLDSLSLDLQHSLESEIIAQEEEEIRKQEREQINGVLLRALIKFDVQSQRLLQMYYGQGLTQQEIAQQLEIKQYTVSRRLASQRKTLILTLGQWAQNTLHYSLDADVLNKINTILEEWLKVHYHHPDLSAREVE; from the coding sequence ATGCAAAAACGTGGCAGCGTTCTGGAGATTTTTTCCACTTTTTTACAGTTTGAGAGTGACTGGATCAGTCGTTGGATCGCCGATCCCAAACTGCACCGGAGTATGCAGCAATGTCTGTCTCAATCCTCACAATCTCAAGAATCTAACCATTTTTGGGCTCTCTACTGGCATAAAGTTTGGCAAACCCAAAAAAGTCCCCTAGCCTCCGCTCATCTTTGCGCCTATCTTCAGGAAGCGAGTTATTGGACGGCTAAAAAAATGACCATGACCTTTGGCAGCAGTCTGTCTCTCATGGACTTATTTCAAATTGCCCTGCTCAAAATTGACAAAATTTTCCAAACATTCAACCCGCAACAGGGCACCAATTTAGAACAATATGCCAGCCTGGTTTTTCGCAGTATTATTAAAGACGAATTACGCCAACGACGGGAAATCGATCTCTGTACCAATTGGGCACTATTGCATAAATTGAGCCAGAAAAAACTCCTTGAAGCCCTGCAATTTCAAGGACTGAACCCAGAGGCGATCGCCGAATACCTCCTGGCCTGGAAATGTTTTCAAGCCCTTTATGCCCCCAGCCAAGGGAGAAGCACTCGCAAGATTCCTGAACCTGACGCGACTATGTGGGGGCAAATCTGTCAAGTTTATAACCAACAGAGCTTTAAAAAGCCGTTAGAACCCGATATCCTCAAAAAAAGGCTAGAGACCTGTGCCAAAGCAGCGCGAGCCTATTTATACCCCCAAATGCTGTCTGTTGATGCCCCTAAACCAGGACAGGAAGAGGGATCTTTCCTCGATAGCCTCTCCCTCGATCTGCAACATTCCTTAGAAAGCGAGATTATTGCCCAAGAAGAAGAAGAAATAAGAAAACAAGAGCGAGAACAAATTAATGGCGTTTTATTAAGAGCCTTAATTAAATTTGATGTTCAATCCCAACGATTGCTACAGATGTATTATGGTCAAGGTCTCACGCAACAGGAGATCGCCCAACAACTAGAAATCAAACAGTATACCGTGTCTCGCCGTCTTGCTAGTCAGCGAAAAACCCTAATTCTCACCTTAGGACAATGGGCGCAGAACACCCTGCATTATTCTCTCGATGCGGACGTACTTAATAAAATAAACACGATTCTCGAAGAGTGGCTCAAAGTTCACTACCATCACCCTGACCTTAGTGCAAGAGAAGTAGAGTAA
- a CDS encoding caspase family protein, with translation MPPISLGTSHSKLALETGQAKLWILLIGVNDYQDLNLPRLSYPALDCQGLSDSLLEATQAFPQKNIIIHHDFAPQKPLLETVKTSLETIVTSAKTQDTILFYFSGHGLLETQSQETVLCVADTQTDNLLKTGLILQELLQRLSQCSAHCQVIWLDACHCGNMTLRGAKGCTEEPSWDDPTSQLLATLRQKAAKSKGFYALLSCDQGQKSWEFPDLGHGVFSYFLMRGLRGEAADGKGVIKADELYQYVYNQTLNYIDKINQQLRLINQQRRCRGESHLYSEYSLQTPKRIVEGVGELILGLKSPSPSPRDRRYALIVQGCPENQTLKALGEVLTTEGQFSVTVLCPVGKEALAVRQEIQAFLQRRSPLDPNHDPLSPSDTILLYLRGQLEVSATGDSDWVLENGIKLSRSWLRQELRRCHLAQQIVILDGYGTGLLEEWIEELQLGLDQGQCLLAALNPQGEPDLFAQILLDSLVAANPQVGLSGAQWLSLLQKNCEQLCLPFSAWLSGIQGVIDILPGKHQETLFPLHPPSRVLNPSSATLQQEQTAVTPSPSHPLTLSPEQYANLSAFLTQLIGPVAVPLLQSALEETTSIKELWQTLAQYLTPTQKPQFDQWAIAMFKEEKKIDSPPVPPSPRPPLSPSPPLPLSPEQYSQLASVLKAIIGPIAPTLLDQMAEPDQPPEGLIARLKEYLTPLEWTEFEQQLVSVFGNNETPKLTVISEPVPPSELTSGGLDDPFIQQCEQALTQLIGPVAHFIMETTLEDRPGITRTELIEAIASRISDPQESANFRQHFFP, from the coding sequence ATGCCTCCCATTAGCCTTGGTACCAGTCACTCCAAATTGGCCTTAGAAACAGGTCAAGCTAAGTTGTGGATTCTCCTAATTGGGGTTAATGACTACCAGGATTTGAATCTACCGAGACTGAGTTATCCGGCCTTAGACTGTCAAGGGTTAAGTGACTCCTTACTGGAAGCAACCCAAGCGTTTCCGCAAAAAAATATTATCATTCATCATGATTTTGCCCCACAAAAACCCCTTCTCGAAACTGTCAAAACCAGTTTAGAGACGATTGTTACTTCAGCCAAAACCCAAGATACCATTCTCTTTTATTTTTCCGGCCACGGGTTACTAGAAACCCAAAGTCAGGAAACCGTTCTTTGTGTAGCGGATACCCAAACCGATAATCTTCTGAAGACAGGACTCATCCTGCAAGAATTACTGCAAAGATTGAGTCAATGTTCAGCCCATTGTCAAGTGATTTGGCTAGATGCTTGTCACTGTGGCAACATGACCCTACGGGGAGCCAAAGGGTGTACGGAAGAACCGTCATGGGATGATCCCACCAGTCAATTATTAGCAACTCTACGCCAGAAAGCCGCCAAAAGTAAAGGCTTTTATGCCCTATTATCCTGTGATCAGGGACAAAAATCTTGGGAGTTTCCCGACTTAGGCCATGGAGTCTTTAGTTACTTCCTAATGCGAGGGTTGCGCGGGGAAGCGGCCGATGGCAAAGGGGTCATTAAAGCTGATGAACTCTATCAATATGTTTATAATCAAACCCTCAATTATATTGACAAAATTAATCAACAACTGCGGTTAATCAACCAACAAAGACGATGTCGAGGAGAATCGCACCTTTATTCCGAATATTCCTTACAAACCCCCAAACGCATCGTTGAAGGGGTGGGAGAACTCATTTTAGGATTAAAATCCCCTAGTCCATCGCCGCGCGATCGCCGTTATGCGCTGATTGTGCAAGGATGTCCCGAAAATCAGACGCTCAAGGCCTTAGGGGAAGTATTAACCACAGAAGGCCAGTTTTCCGTCACAGTCCTCTGTCCCGTGGGAAAAGAAGCCTTAGCCGTACGCCAAGAGATTCAAGCGTTTTTGCAACGGCGATCGCCCTTAGACCCCAATCATGACCCCCTGTCCCCCTCCGATACCATCTTGCTCTATCTGCGAGGACAGTTGGAAGTATCAGCGACAGGAGACTCCGATTGGGTTCTCGAAAACGGCATTAAACTGAGTCGTTCTTGGTTGAGACAGGAATTGCGTCGCTGCCATTTAGCCCAACAAATCGTCATTTTAGACGGATATGGAACGGGTTTACTCGAAGAGTGGATCGAAGAACTCCAACTGGGCTTAGATCAGGGACAATGTTTATTAGCTGCCCTCAACCCCCAAGGGGAACCCGATTTGTTTGCTCAAATTCTCCTCGACTCCCTGGTGGCCGCCAATCCCCAAGTCGGGTTATCGGGAGCCCAATGGCTTAGTCTATTGCAAAAAAACTGCGAACAACTCTGTCTACCTTTTTCCGCCTGGCTTTCGGGAATACAAGGAGTTATTGATATTTTACCAGGGAAACATCAAGAAACTTTATTCCCCCTTCATCCTCCTTCCCGAGTTCTTAACCCTTCTTCTGCTACGCTACAGCAAGAACAAACTGCGGTCACCCCCTCACCCTCTCACCCCCTCACCCTCTCCCCAGAACAATACGCCAACCTATCAGCGTTTTTGACCCAGTTAATTGGTCCGGTGGCTGTCCCCTTGTTGCAGTCCGCTTTAGAAGAAACAACCAGTATAAAAGAGCTATGGCAAACCTTAGCACAATATCTGACTCCCACTCAAAAACCCCAATTTGATCAATGGGCGATCGCTATGTTCAAAGAAGAAAAGAAGATTGACTCTCCCCCCGTCCCCCCATCCCCCCGTCCCCCCCTCTCCCCGTCCCCCCCTCTCCCCCTTTCCCCCGAACAGTACAGTCAATTAGCATCGGTTCTCAAAGCCATCATCGGACCGATCGCCCCCACCTTGTTAGACCAGATGGCCGAACCGGATCAACCCCCCGAAGGATTAATCGCTCGTTTAAAAGAGTATCTAACTCCCCTTGAATGGACTGAGTTTGAACAACAGTTAGTCTCAGTGTTCGGAAACAACGAAACCCCTAAGCTGACTGTTATTTCCGAGCCTGTACCCCCATCAGAATTAACATCAGGGGGGTTAGATGACCCCTTCATCCAACAGTGTGAACAAGCGTTAACTCAACTAATCGGGCCCGTCGCTCACTTTATTATGGAAACCACCTTAGAGGATCGCCCTGGAATAACCCGAACCGAATTGATTGAAGCGATCGCCTCTAGGATTTCCGACCCCCAGGAATCGGCTAACTTTCGTCAACACTTTTTTCCGTAA